A genome region from Carya illinoinensis cultivar Pawnee chromosome 2, C.illinoinensisPawnee_v1, whole genome shotgun sequence includes the following:
- the LOC122300972 gene encoding dof zinc finger protein DOF3.1 yields MQDPAIFQPTKPHFPEQEQLKCPRCDSSNTKFCYYNNYNLSQPRHFCKNCRRYWTKGGALRNIPVGGGTRKNTKRASNPKRSSSSATSNSVVQNTGPEHDPNRIYGATVGDQDRRILDISGSFSSLLTSTGQFGSLLEGLNPNGSGVKMLQLDDFAENLNSGHVLETSSVRDPGMDMKRDSNSESYVGLQSGDSSCWTGGNGWPDLAIYTPGSSFQ; encoded by the coding sequence ATGCAAGACCCAGCAATATTCCAACCCACCAAACCGCATTTCCCAGAGCAAGAGCAACTCAAATGCCCGCGCTGTGATTCCTCAAACACCAAGTTCTGCTACTACAACAACTATAACCTTTCACAGCCACGCCACTTTTGCAAGAACTGTAGGAGGTACTGGACCAAAGGCGGTGCTCTGAGAAACATCCCAGTGGGTGGTGGAACCCGCAAGAACACAAAGCGGGCATCAAACCCAAAACGCTCTTCATCATCAGCAACATCGAATTCGGTGGTGCAGAACACGGGTCCGGAGCATGACCCAAACCGGATTTATGGTGCTACTGTAGGGGATCAGGACCGTCGGATTCTGGATATCTCAGGGAGCTTTAGTTCTCTTCTGACATCAACTGGGCAGTTTGGAAGTCTTCTGGAGGGTCTGAACCCCAATGGGTCCGGTGTGAAAATGTTGCAATTGGATGACTTTGCAGAGAATTTGAATTCGGGCCATGTGTTGGAAACGAGTTCTGTTCGAGACCCGGGAATGGACATGAAGAGGGATAGCAATTCAGAGAGTTATGTAGGTTTGCAGAGTGGCGATTCAAGCTGTTGGACTGGTGGTAATGGGTGGCCCGATCTTGCCATTTACACTCCAGGTTCAAGTTTTCAGTAG